One Setaria viridis chromosome 3, Setaria_viridis_v4.0, whole genome shotgun sequence DNA window includes the following coding sequences:
- the LOC117849458 gene encoding protein IQ-DOMAIN 31 — MGKSPAKWIKSVLFGKKSSSRSGSTKAKDLSKGASNKGYAGKEPAFSESSPVISEPVLVSAHNNEAVREVPKGENSSVQGEVAVPDVNQDLEKHDTVGSDASNDAERLREEQAAVKAQAAFRGYLARRAFRALKGIIRLQALIRGHLVRRQAVSTLRATWLIVNFQALIRGRNVRLSQAAIHASRKLTQQNFGGAKPDLWKEKLSSNAFARKLLSSPIVVEALHFQYDEMDPNSAFNWLERWTISHVWKPISQPKRVGTDAKPHARKASYAMETESAKLKRNARKSSATPFEPSQTNTTTEIEKTKRIPRKMSSAPADSVPDGQLTELEKVKRSLRKVTNSMAETSKVSNPAPEIPDDQEVRCDRPLRSAKQVPVHPESQEPQNVNLLDNAKMAILVPDLQPDEEIASDPVINEEKVDDLSVVTPPAEIMPLQDINNEENALVNDTEQRSKEEPLSTESLKGSKRRSSFSTKPEYPENGSKNSPALPSYMAATQSAKAKLRGQNSPRLSSDSAEKNGFTRRHSLPSSTNGKMVSHSPRTQRPTNAGGKDGAKGDKAMLSSRDASERPLKAEWRR; from the exons ATGGGGAAGTCTCCGGCGAAGTGGATCAAGTCCGTGCTCTTCGGAAAGAAGTCGTCGTCGAGGTCCGGCTCCACCAAGGCCAAGGACTTATCG AAGGGTGCAAGCAACAAAGGGTATGCTGGTAAGGAGCCTGCATTCTCTGAGAGCTCTCCGGTTATCTCGGAGCCAGTGCTTGTTAGCGCCCACAACAATGAGGCCGTGCGGGAGGTGCCAAAGGGTGAGAATTCCAGCGTGCAAGGTGAAGTCGCAGTGCCTGATGTCAATCAAGATTTGGAGAAGCATGACACTGTGGGTTCTGATGCATCCAATGATGCTGAGAGGTTGAGGGAAGAGCAAGCGGCTGTGAAGGCGCAAGCTGCGTTCCGTGGTTATCTG GCACGCCGAGCATTCCGTGCATTGAAAGGGATCATAAGACTTCAGGCTCTGATTCGGGGGCATCTTGTAAGGAGGCAAGCTGTTTCAACTCTCCGGGCAACATGGTTGATTGTGAATTTTCAAGCCCTGATCCGTGGAAGGAATGTCAGACTTTCTCAAGCTGCCATTCATGCCAGTCGGAAACTGACCCAACAGAACTTTGGG GGTGCTAAACCTGATTTATGGAAGGAGAAATTATCTTCAAATGCTTTTGCTCGTAAG CTTCTATCTTCACCAATTGTGGTTGAAGCTCTTCACTTTCAGTATGATGAGATGGACCCTAATTCAGCCTTCAACTGGTTGGAGAGGTGGACCATTAGTCATGTCTGGAAGCCCATTTCCCAACCAAAGAGAGTTGGCACTGATGCGAAGCCACATGCAAGGAAGGCCAGTTATGCAATGGAAACTGAGTCAGCGAAATTAAAACGCAATGCTAGGAAGAGCTCTGCAACACCATTTGAGCCTTCACAAACAAATACAACCACAGAAATTGAGAAGACAAAACGGATTCCAAGGAAAATGAGTAGTGCTCCTGCTGATTCAGTGCCTGATGGACAGTTAACTGAACTTGAGAAGGTTAAACGTAGCCTTAGGAAGGTTACTAATTCCATGGCAGAAACCTCAAAGGTATCTAATCCAGCACCTGAGATCCCTGATGATCAAGAGGTCCGATGTGACAGACCACTAAGAAGTGCAAAGCAAGTTCCGGTTCACCCTGAGAGTCAAGAGCCCCAGAATGTTAATCTATTGGATAATGCAAAGATGGCTATTCTGGTACCTGATCTCCAGCCTGATGAGGAAATTGCTTCAGATCCAGTCATAAATGAAGAAAAAGTTGATGATCTGTCTGTTGTTACTCCACCAGCTGAAATTATGCCACTGCAAGACATTAACAATGAAGAAAATGCTTTGGTGAATGATACGGAACAGAGGTCCAAAGAAGAACCTCTTTCTACTGAAAGCCTTAAAGGCAGCAAGAGGAGGTCTTCATTCTCAACTAAGCCAGAATATCCTGAAAATGGTTCCAAAAATTCTCCAGCTCTGCCCAGCTACATGGCTGCAACACAATCTGCAAAGGCGAAACTGCGGGGACAGAATTCACCGAGACTCAGCTCTGATTCAGCAGAGAAAAATGGCTTCACTCGCCGTCACTCTCTTCCTTCCTCTACTAATGGTAAGATGGTTTCGCATTCTCCACGTACACAAAGGCCAACCAATGCTGGTGGAAAGGATGGAGCGAAGGGTGACAAGGCTATGCTGTCATCAAGAGATGCAAGTG AGAGACCCCTGAAAGCTGAGTGGAGACGTTGA
- the LOC117850871 gene encoding protein PIGMENT DEFECTIVE 338, chloroplastic produces the protein MPPPSLLSLLPAASISPRVRRRQGKHHKAPTASSHLLCSRRAAAPSPLHVHGSSSSSADGGRGDELHLLEKPSPSVAEDAEEEEPEPVPVLSTEEALAPFLKFFQVKSTDPDAEADAAAGERAESDAAGEAARSVGLSAGGRVVRYYDPKPGDFVAGVVVRSDGRTLDVDIGAGGEPALMLNKEAVPMPGEEFGYLACDVGSERAAEFATEGRVGVVVRHIGGGEEDGVLTSGRNVKEKGAAVAGVGAIVFAEVLGRTLGGRPLVSARRLFRRVAWHRARQIKQLNVPIKVKIYEWNAGGLLSRIEGLRAFLPKPEMMTRPRNFTDLKNKVGQEIHVCITRIDEGANELIISEKEAWAVTYLREGTLLQGTVRKLFPYGAQIRIGETNRGGLLHMSNITHGQLRSVADVLRVGETVKALVIKSTTPDRIALSTKDLESEPGLFITDKEKVFSEAEEMGQRYREQIAEPPRSGKAQDPCNDAVPFDNEAQSYANWKWLRFSKPDEAVNRKSRSEF, from the exons ATGccgcccccctccctcctctccctcctccccgccgcgtcCATCTCACCTCGAGTTCGAAGACGCCAGGGCAAGCACCACAAGGCCCCCACCGCGAGCAGCCACCTCCTCTGCTCCCGAAGAGCAGCGGCCCCATCACCGCTCCATGTCCAcggctcgtcgtcctcctcagcCGACGGTGGCAGAGGCGAcgagctccacctcctcgagAAGCCGTCCCCCTCCGTCGCGGAGgatgccgaggaggaggagcccgagccCGTCCCGGTGCTGTCCACGGAGGAAGCGCTCGCGCCTTTCCTCAAGTTCTTCCAGGTGAAGAGCACTGACCCCGACGCGGAAGCGGACGCCGCCGCAGGGGAGCGCGCGGAGAGCGACGCGGCGGGTGAGGCGGCGAGGAGCGTTGGATTGTCCGCCGGCGGGCGTGTGGTCAGGTACTACGACCCCAAGCCAGGGGActtcgtcgccggcgtcgtggtCCGGAGCGACGGGAGGACCCTCGACGTCGACATCGGAGCCGGTGGCGAGCCGGCGTTGATGCTGAACAAGGAGGCGGTGCCGATGCCCGGGGAGGAGTTCGGGTACCTGGCGTGCGACGTCGGGTCAGAGCGTGCGGCCGAGTTCGCCACGGAAGGGAGAGTGGGCGTCGTGGTCAGGCATatcggcggcggagaggaggatGGGGTGCTGACAAGCGGCAGGAATGTGAAGGAGAaaggcgcggcggtggcgggcgttGGCGCGATCGTGTTCGCTGAAGTCCTCGGTCGAACACTTGGCGGGCGGCCGCTGGTGTCCGCACGCAGGCTGTTTCGGCGCGTCGCGTGGCACAGAGCGAGGCAG ATAAAACAGCTAAATGTACCCATCAAGGTCAAAATTTATGAGTGGAATGCTGGTGGCTTGCTGTCTAGAATTGAG GGCCTTCGTGCATTCCTCCCTAAGCCTGAGATGATGACTAGACCAAGAAATTTCACAGATCTAAAGAATAAA GTTGGTCAAGAAATTCATGTCTGTATTACAAGGATTGATGAAGGGGCTAACGAATTGATAATTAGTGAAAAAGAAGCATGG GCGGTGACATACCTTAGAGAAGGGACTCTCTTGCAAGGAACAGTCCGCAAGTTATTTCCGTATGGTGCACAAATTAGGATTGGCGAGACTAACAGAGG TGGCTTACTGCACATGTCCAACATAACACATGGTCAGCTGAGATCTGTCGCTGATGTGCTAAGAGTGGGTGAGACGGTGAAAGCTCTTGTCATTAAATCGACAACTCCAGACAGAATTGCCCTCAG CACAAAGGACCTCGAGAGCGAACCTGGACTGTTTATCACAGACAAAGAG AAGGTGTTTTCTGAGGCTGAAGAGATGGGGCAGAGATACCGGGAGCAGATTGCAGAGCCACCTCGATCGGGCAAGGCGCAAGACCCCTGCAACGATGCTGTTCCCTTCGACAACGAGGCCCAATCCTATGCTAACTGGAAATGGTTGCGATTTAGCAAGCCAGATGAAGCAGTAAACCGCAAATCTAGATCTGAATTTTGA